The sequence below is a genomic window from Lolium perenne isolate Kyuss_39 chromosome 4, Kyuss_2.0, whole genome shotgun sequence.
CGGGACCCGTGTAGCCGTTGTGCGACAGGTACAGCGCGCGGAGGCTGCGCACGGTGGCGAGGCTCGCGGGGAGCGGGCCGGCGAAGTTGTTGCGCTTGAGGTTGATGGCGTGCAGGCCAGGGAGGTTGGCGAGCGCGGCGAAGTCGAACGCGCCGGAGAGGTTGAGGTGCGCGAGCCGGAGGCCAATGAGGCTGCCCTTGTAGCACTGCACCCCGGGCCAAGGATTGGTGGCATTGCACGGCGCGGGCGGCGAAGACGGCGACCACGCCTCTAGCGCATTGGCCGGGTCCTTGAACGACGCCTTGAGGCGCAGGAGCGCTGCCGCCTCGGTGCCCGGCGGCGAGGCATCGGAATCGGCGGCCGAGGCGTCCTGGCCGCCGGCGAGGAGGGGGAGGATGAGGAGAAGAGTGGAGAGCCGGAAGGCTAGGATGAGGGTGACCATGACCGTTTTGGTGGAGGTCAGAGCCTTTCCTCTAGTTTTCTTCCAGCCTCTCTAAATGTTTCCTGCCTTTCTTGGCTTTGCCTCTTCTGCTTTTTGTCAATGCCTCTTCTGCTCCAGTAGTTTCGCATGCAGTTTTCGGGCCTAAAAATAGTATCACACATCAGGTGATCAATGGAGATGCATGATACAATGCAACAGGTTTGCCAATTTTTTCATCAACAAAAAAAAAAGTGCAATTGTGTACTGGAGAGTAGGTTGGCTGTTTCTTTTTTCCATGAGAAAAATGAGGCAGGTAATATGGCTCTTGGTTCTGCGAGCCAGCCCTAAAATTAGGGCAGATGGCATATTGGGCAAAGATTAATTTAGTAAACTGAAGCAGCTGCACGTTCCTTCTTCAGCTGTGTATACCATTACCATGTTGAAAATCAATGCAGGGTATTCTGAGGCGAGACATGACAGTACCTATAACCTGGATATAGCATCAGAATGTCGCAGAAGTTCTGAATTTAACATGTTTCCGTAAACACGAGTCTACATAACTAACATAAGCACATGTGATTTTATCTGCATACAACAGCTGTCAATTCTCTTGCTTCATTTTCATGAAAGaatcatgaaatgttctttctGTATCTCTATAACTGAAGTAGATAGCCACTACATGCACAAATGCACTATCACCAATCCCCCTAACTAGCACAAAAATTCCAACAACAATGCTACATTTGTCATATGTACACACAACAGAGCAAGCAGACATTGAACGCTCGGCCTGTCTGGTCTTCAATCCTGAATATTCCTTGTTTCTGTTATCAATATTCTTGCTTTGAAAATTTAAAGATCTCAGCAATGAGCTCCAAGGGAAGACCTTTCGTCTCCGGCACTCTTAAGTAGATGAACAGAAGAATGATGGAGCACATGAATGCATAGACACCACATGCTCCTGTGAGCCCAATGGTACTCAGCATCACTGGAAAGCAATATATCGAAAGCAGCCTACCGAACCAGAAGGAAAGTGAACAAAAACTTGCACATGTTGCACGGGCCCTGGTCGGAAACATCTCAGAGCACAGAATATTTGGTATCGGGCCCAAACCAACGACATAAGAGCAGAAGCAAATGGTTAACGCTACTTGGAAGAGGATTGCTTGCGCCACAGATCCCATGTTCATTATGGAGGACAGAGGTATTGCACTCAGTGACAACATTAGGATAGGAGTAGTGAAAAGGAGAAGAGCCCTGCATAAATGTACAAAGGTCTGAATCTGGAGTTTTTCGTAAGAACATGCAAGCAATACCGTCTTCAAAATCATGAGACAGCATGTTGAGCTTATGCTCAAACACAACAGGAAAATGAAGTGCTGACTGAACAATGGACAACATTGATATATTTATTTGCAAGACGGTAAGAGGAAACATATTCAAGGTAACAAGTGTGTCAGAATGTTTGCCAGGAGTAGACCAGACAGAATATACCACCATAAAGACAAAAGGAAGTATTGAACATGGAGATAGCAACTATGCAAGTGTCAGGGAATTGTTGGAATGTCAAGAATAATACTAGATAATGGTCATATGGTAATAAATGTATACTGATACTTTCTTCCAAATGTAAATATTTTTGAATGCTCAAGTAGTCTCGGATGTTAACCTTCGTCCGCAGATATCCATCAGGATCATTGAAGCAGTTATACAAGGCAGCATGAGCAAAGCATTAAGGGCACTTATGAGGATCGCTGTTGAATGCGAACCAAGTCCAATGTCTGAAAACAAACTAACTACTCCAACTTGTTCAAGAATCTGGGGACTGTAGCGTAGAAGGCCATTGATTCCTGCAGACTACATTTTCAAGAGAGGGTGAATAGTAAACACACTATTAACATAAATAGCAATCTGTGCAGTTCATAACACAGAAGGATTGTGAACTGAGCTTCCTGCTCAAATCATGTGCATAAACGTGTATTGATGACAGAGAGAATTGTACCTCCTGAAGAGCTTGAATTAACATGCCATGGCACAGAGCATGCCTGACTCCTGGCTGAAGAAGTACCCTCCATTTAGGCTTTATATCAGCGGTTTCAGATAGCCGGACAATTTGCTGTCTTGATGGATGTATCCTTGTGCCTTCCACATCATGATGTGCAGGCTGATGAGAAAATAATGCCGCTTCATggatttcttcttcttcttcaatgtcatgatcttgtaAAGATGCCGCAAATTCTTGCACAAGCCCTGTTGTGCCATGCCTTCTTAAATATGAAGAACTCCCTTCAGATGTAAAGGGGGCATTTGTATCATATCCTTCTGCACTTGCACCCTGGGAAAGGAGAGAAGCCTGTAACCCATCTCCATTATTGCCTTCATCGCCAGGATAAGCCTCCCTGTTCTGTTGAACACTGTCGTCCTCTTCCCTGTACTCATCCATCCGTTCACGTTCTACAAAATTAAAACTGTGGAAGGCTGGGAAGAAATTGTTTCTCACACCTCCTGTGTCTGACATATTCTCATGTATACTTCCAAGAAGATCAACTAGTGGGTCTGAAAGGTGCCAATACAAACTACTATAACGTGAGAGTTGGCTGGTGCTGGTTCGAACAAAACTTTGACCTTGAGGATTGCTACTAGCGTTTCCTCCAATGCCCATGCCCGGTATAATGTTTATACCATCAACAATAAGAGATATTTCACCTGCAGGTTTATGGAATGTGCACATTTAGTAGTTAGCTCAATTTACGAAAACCAAATAGCGTATGTTAATAATGCTACACCATGTGAATAAACCAGTGTGATTATTACTTCTACAAATCCGTTTTCAAAGTCAGGCCAATAAATACGGGTTTTGATTCGATCCCTTAGCCTAAAAAACCCCAAGAAACCCCTCTCATCCAAACACCCACTACTCAGAAAATTTCGTGTAGGAGCTTGTCTTATGTAACAGACTGTATTACTGATTTTGGAGGCAAGCAGAAACTAAGGAAAAGTTCTGACTTCCAAAATCATTTTCTCTTCAAGCTCCTCCCTTCTCCTTGTCTTGGTTATATAACACCACACCGAGGAAAGAGCTTCGCATGGTGGACCGAACAGCACCACCACCATTACTATCACAATAATCCGGTAAATATCTATCCTAAGCTCAATACAACAATATTTCCCAAACATACATGTAGTTTGTGTTTTCATGCTGTCAGATGTCAGTCACAGGCTCACAGCTAGACATTTCCCTACTAAATCACATGACTACATTTTGTGCACAACTCATAACTTTACTCATTTCCCCTGATGACAATTCACAACTAACCATCTTCAAATGAAAACAATAAATGTGATTAAATATTTCAAGTTGTTGGCGATATTCTCACCTGAAACATCATCCTTCCCTCTAAGCCACTGTAGAGAAATTCTGGCCTCACTAATTTTTCCATCGCTTACAAGCCACCTAGGCGACTCTGGCAAGTAGAACACCAATAAAGCAAAGTACACAATGGAAGGAGCGAAAATTGAGCCAACCATAACTCTCCAGTTATAAGAAGACACCAGGGTCATCCAAAATACCATGCAATAGGAAAAGATTatcccaacgatgaacataaactGTGGCATAGTTCCCAGTGATCCCCTCATATCTGGCGAAGATGTTTCTGAGATATAAATTGGGACACATGTGAAAACCAAACCACTTCCTGATCCAACAATTAGCCTTGCTAGGAGTAGGGTATAGATGTTTGGAGACCACAACATTAGGACGCCACCGGAAAATAATAGCAGAGATGAGTAAATCAATACAGCACGTCTTCCAAGCCAATCCAATAGTGATCCAGAGAATATTGTGACCACAACAGCCCCAAAAACTGAAACTGCTACAATTATTCCCTGGATTGAATGTCCATTCTGCAAGTCAAATTCCTTTTCCATATGGGCATTAGCCTCTGCCAGATGATTAAAACCAAGTTAGTATGATTAAAATCAGAGGAAGTTGAGTTCATTTGAAGGCAGAGTCTAGTTATGCTTCAGGAAACAACTAGTATCTCATGACAAAAAAATTCCAGACTACAGGTAAAAGAATTACCTAAAACTGTTGTAAAATCCCATCCAAGTAATATATAACCAATAGAAACAGCAACAGCAGAAAACACTGTTGAGTTCATCTTTTGATCAAGTACTATAGGCCACAGCACTTACCAGATAATTCGCGTACCTGAAAATATGCATACTTGTGAGAAACAGTTGCTTAATGATAGATCCAATCAAACTTCTGCCTCCTCATATAACCATTTTAGATGGAAAGTTGGATGCTTAGGAGTTAGGATATCAATGCTTGCCCTTTAATCCACTGTCTAGCTGTTGCACTTATACTGCAACATGTGAATTTCGTCAACTGTACAGCATTATTTATGTGACATGTCGAAAATTCATGTGCCACTCCATACCTCATTTACTATGTTCATTATGTTTTCTAAGGTGAATGGTAAACTACTTATATCTCCAGCTGCATGGCCTAAATATGCTGAACCTGTGAAATCATGGTAAGCTGGCGATGCTACTGAAAGAAACAAGACACCAAATATTATATTAGTTTGCTAACCCAACTGGCAACCACATTAATGAATAATAGCCCTTATAAATGTTAAAATGGTTCGACCTGATTGTCACGGGGAATAATTATGGAAATGGTTGAGATAGATGAATGTGTCTTAAGACTTGGAAGTCCAATAGTAATATTTACATGAAAAGTTATAGGAGGTCACTGCAATCTTCAAGACATGCCAAATTTAACTACAGCAACTAAGCCCATCTCTAGAGAAAGCATCTTTCTTCAATATTGGGAAGGGTTCTGAAGTAGCATCTATGCTAAACTGCATTACAAGTTTAACACAATATAATGCATCGAAACAGGTGTTCTTTATCACCATGCGATAAGATTAGTGATTCAATCATTACTTGGTTGGAACCAAAGAAATAGTCAACTGTCCCTTTCTAGTTCTACTGATCTTTGGATAAATTCAGTACTGAACCAAACTTATATTCAAGTAATAATGAGGAGGTATGAGAAACAGAATTTCAGACAGCATGATCAATGTGATCTCTCAAAGTACCATTGCATCAACTGAAGGCTGGCAGACATAGGAATTGTGGGCCTCCTGTGGTTTACATGAATGCTCTATCGTGCAGATTCATCTGTAAAGAAAAATGAAAGTGAATACTAGAGACCAAACGTTCACACTTCGCACCAAGTTCTTTATGCAAGGAAAAGTGAAAAATTGGAAATGGGTTCTTTAGCCTATGGAAGATTTTTTAGGTATCATGTTCTTCAACTACTGCTGCCTTAAAAAGGCTATTTATGCAACTGCTAGTTAAATTTTATCTCTAGGCTATCATAAGCACACAAGTATGAGACGGACGTAATGCTAGGGATcacaaaaaaaagaaaacatGATAGTTTGGTGGGCCCGTAATTACTTCTGAATTATAGCACCAATTGGATATTGTGATGTTATATTTGGCATTTTAAAAGCTAAGGAGAATATACTCTCCTGATTTGGCAATACTGCATGCATATAAACTATTGCACTATATTTTGATCCCATGTTTCTTTAGAAAAACAATCAATCTGTGAGTACAATGTTTTTACACAGAATATTTTGATCCCATGGCATATTGGAGTGTTAGATCTTAACATTGTACATTAAAGCTGTATATGCATTCATGTCTTCGGAGCATGCACTGTTCAGAACTTCGATGCTTTAACCAAACAATACGGTATTAAAGTTGAAATATGATTTCAGCATACACCACGCCTAAAGTCTATCAAACCTAGCAACGAACTGTGAGGTCAAACTGGCTAAGTTAACAGAATCTCCTAGTTACTCGGAGCAGTGGAATACACCCAGGGTCCACTAACCAAATCCTATGTTCTCTATTGCTATCTGTACATTCAATTTCATCCATTCGGCCCAGGGGCGGATCTAGATGTTGTGCCCGGTGTTCACCGGACGCCCAGAAATTGTGAAGGTCAGTGGGATTTAGACGAAAACAACCTCATACCTCGTGCCGCGCCGCTGCAGCTGCTTGGGGAGGGGGAGTGTCGGAATGAGCAGAGCAATGGCGGGGAGGGGAACGTGAGGTGGTCGTGCCTTTTTTCGGGAACCTCCGCGGCGGAGACGACAGCACAGCAAGGAGACGAAActaaaatgatgatgatgatgattagataACAAAAAAGAAAGTGATGATTAGACAAGGAGAAACCACACGGCTCTAGCCAGATCTGACTACTTCTGCGCCGTCCGTTGCTTAATCGACTGCTCAGATTGATGGCCTTGTATATGCTTACAGGGACACTTGTGTGGCAAAATTTGTAGCATGTCTAAAAGTCATGCGTTTTATTAAATACGAGCAATATCAATACAAAGAGTTCCATGATTAACACAATTAAAACTAGCACTCTTACGATATTTAGCTAAAATATGTGCCGCCTCATTTAAAAGTCGGTTCACATGGTAGAACAAAACTAAAGAGAAGGGGCCCAACAATCATTTGATGCCCGCCACCAAAATGTCTACATAAGACCTTTTCGTGAAGGATTGAGTCACTGCACCAATAATAACAATCTGATGCAAAATTAGTTTGTCATACATTTCTACCGAGGTAAAGAAACTACTCGGCTAAAGGCCGAACCTTATGCATCCTCGGGACAAACAACAATGGTTTCGAGTACCACACCACCCACCATGCTTCTCCAAACCTAAGAGATTCATGCACTAGAATTAACAAGAATTGTGATCGTCGGCGGTGGAGTCCATCGGGGCAATGAGAAGGTGGATTGACACCTATAATCTGGTCTCGGCCTTAAACATATCCAACTTGATCATATAGGCCATGATCTTACCTATTGTACTTCGAGGGCTTGGCTTGACATCTGAATTTTGGGCCTTATCATGCGCCTGCCAACTATGCCAAATCCCACGGCCAACATCATATCTTGAAGATCATATGAACAAGCCTAGAAATCAAATAAACAATGTTTGTTGGAGGAGAAGCTCTTCATGTTGAGATGGTGATGCCCGTGTTGCTTGATTTCCTGCTACGCCACGCGTGTGAATAAAAGAGCAGGGAATCATCAATGCCCTTTGTTGAGTCGCAGAAGATACAAGTATTAGTTGTTAGTACATATCCCTTAGTAAGTTGCACCCCACTTGGCCAACAATCATGGGAAAAGCGCGGTAGGTGGATGTTCATCTTTCCCGATGCCTTGATGCTCTAGATTGCCTTCAAGTTATTTCTGTTGTCTTCCAGTTGGAGATCATACCTCTGCCGAATGAACTACGAGTTTGCAAGAACTTGGATGGATGGGATATATTGCAGACCAGGTGACAATTGTAAGCACCATGTGAAAGGACATGGATGTCGCTTAGAGGGGTGAATagtcgatttaaaacttttatgagatgggcttaacaaatgctgaATAAGACTAGTGTTTAATTtatcaagcacaaaacctatataaaTTAAAGTTTACCCGTGTGcatcaacaacttatgctaagaaatacaagcaactatgtgatagcaatacatataacttcaagcacgaag
It includes:
- the LOC127295340 gene encoding monosaccharide-sensing protein 2 isoform X2 — its product is MVRELSEANAHMEKEFDLQNGHSIQGIIVAVSVFGAVVVTIFSGSLLDWLGRRAVLIYSSLLLFSGGVLMLWSPNIYTLLLARLIVGSGSGLVFTCVPIYISETSSPDMRGSLGTMPQFMFIVGIIFSYCMVFWMTLVSSYNWRVMVGSIFAPSIVYFALLVFYLPESPRWLVSDGKISEARISLQWLRGKDDVSGEISLIVDGINIIPGMGIGGNASSNPQGQSFVRTSTSQLSRYSSLYWHLSDPLVDLLGSIHENMSDTGGVRNNFFPAFHSFNFVERERMDEYREEDDSVQQNREAYPGDEGNNGDGLQASLLSQGASAEGYDTNAPFTSEGSSSYLRRHGTTGLVQEFAASLQDHDIEEEEEIHEAALFSHQPAHHDVEGTRIHPSRQQIVRLSETADIKPKWRVLLQPGVRHALCHGMLIQALQESAGINGLLRYSPQILEQVGVVSLFSDIGLGSHSTAILISALNALLMLPCITASMILMDICGRRALLLFTTPILMLSLSAIPLSSIMNMGSVAQAILFQVALTICFCSYVVGLGPIPNILCSEMFPTRARATCASFCSLSFWFGRLLSIYCFPVMLSTIGLTGACGVYAFMCSIILLFIYLRVPETKGLPLELIAEIFKFSKQEY
- the LOC127295340 gene encoding monosaccharide-sensing protein 2 isoform X1 produces the protein MNSTVFSAVAVSIGYILLGWDFTTVLEANAHMEKEFDLQNGHSIQGIIVAVSVFGAVVVTIFSGSLLDWLGRRAVLIYSSLLLFSGGVLMLWSPNIYTLLLARLIVGSGSGLVFTCVPIYISETSSPDMRGSLGTMPQFMFIVGIIFSYCMVFWMTLVSSYNWRVMVGSIFAPSIVYFALLVFYLPESPRWLVSDGKISEARISLQWLRGKDDVSGEISLIVDGINIIPGMGIGGNASSNPQGQSFVRTSTSQLSRYSSLYWHLSDPLVDLLGSIHENMSDTGGVRNNFFPAFHSFNFVERERMDEYREEDDSVQQNREAYPGDEGNNGDGLQASLLSQGASAEGYDTNAPFTSEGSSSYLRRHGTTGLVQEFAASLQDHDIEEEEEIHEAALFSHQPAHHDVEGTRIHPSRQQIVRLSETADIKPKWRVLLQPGVRHALCHGMLIQALQESAGINGLLRYSPQILEQVGVVSLFSDIGLGSHSTAILISALNALLMLPCITASMILMDICGRRALLLFTTPILMLSLSAIPLSSIMNMGSVAQAILFQVALTICFCSYVVGLGPIPNILCSEMFPTRARATCASFCSLSFWFGRLLSIYCFPVMLSTIGLTGACGVYAFMCSIILLFIYLRVPETKGLPLELIAEIFKFSKQEY
- the LOC127295340 gene encoding monosaccharide-sensing protein 2 isoform X3 — its product is MEKEFDLQNGHSIQGIIVAVSVFGAVVVTIFSGSLLDWLGRRAVLIYSSLLLFSGGVLMLWSPNIYTLLLARLIVGSGSGLVFTCVPIYISETSSPDMRGSLGTMPQFMFIVGIIFSYCMVFWMTLVSSYNWRVMVGSIFAPSIVYFALLVFYLPESPRWLVSDGKISEARISLQWLRGKDDVSGEISLIVDGINIIPGMGIGGNASSNPQGQSFVRTSTSQLSRYSSLYWHLSDPLVDLLGSIHENMSDTGGVRNNFFPAFHSFNFVERERMDEYREEDDSVQQNREAYPGDEGNNGDGLQASLLSQGASAEGYDTNAPFTSEGSSSYLRRHGTTGLVQEFAASLQDHDIEEEEEIHEAALFSHQPAHHDVEGTRIHPSRQQIVRLSETADIKPKWRVLLQPGVRHALCHGMLIQALQESAGINGLLRYSPQILEQVGVVSLFSDIGLGSHSTAILISALNALLMLPCITASMILMDICGRRALLLFTTPILMLSLSAIPLSSIMNMGSVAQAILFQVALTICFCSYVVGLGPIPNILCSEMFPTRARATCASFCSLSFWFGRLLSIYCFPVMLSTIGLTGACGVYAFMCSIILLFIYLRVPETKGLPLELIAEIFKFSKQEY